A genomic window from Rhodococcus sp. KBS0724 includes:
- a CDS encoding FAD-dependent monooxygenase, with translation MSTYFHPKKYAPEDFASLAPSADALPVVIVGAGPVGMGVAMGLAQRGIPVTILEAADQVSFGSRAICVSRHSLEVAERLGFGAELEDIVLPWVGGRSYYRDQEVLHFRMASADHDARGPMVNVSQSEFEQIMTDKLLAHPLVNFHWSSSIAGITAADDEVTLTVDTAFGTRELRAAWVVAADGGRSKMRELSGIRLQGNSYEGNYVIADIHWESELPAERLVWFDAPSNPGSTIIMHRQPRDIWRIDYQLDASDDPEAETQEDRIRDRITRHLEWLQSDIPWTLEWFGFYRAHALALEDFTHGRVLFAGDAAHLVPIFGVRGLNSGMEDAETLVWQLASVINGASDTAILDAYSTERRSAWQQNVDNAGKSTLIMSPGSHGHRTTRDAVLELATTRGEFAHLINPRQSSATHAHLSPLTWPTAPGTEGVLPGDPLEDRIVEVSADGSTTSLNRLRGTGFGLLAFGLPAKLVSELDTQADALARALAPETVRVITVGGTDATIDDARGDLASALGARVGEIFVIRPDGLVLCRINDPAQLGDVTKHLTAGTAPTHFDAAATVTAVGNSDEARREHVWLELSNALDQADPADREGLLVRLALVLGSQASTADFDSALGSASR, from the coding sequence ATGTCGACCTACTTTCATCCGAAAAAGTACGCTCCCGAGGATTTTGCGTCCCTGGCTCCGTCAGCTGATGCGCTTCCGGTGGTGATCGTCGGCGCCGGCCCCGTCGGTATGGGCGTTGCCATGGGCTTGGCCCAGCGCGGCATTCCCGTCACAATTCTCGAAGCGGCAGATCAGGTCTCGTTCGGCAGCCGTGCGATCTGCGTCTCCCGCCACAGCCTCGAAGTTGCCGAGCGTCTCGGCTTCGGCGCCGAACTCGAAGACATCGTTCTGCCGTGGGTGGGTGGCCGCAGCTACTATCGCGATCAGGAAGTACTGCACTTCCGCATGGCGTCCGCCGATCATGACGCACGCGGTCCCATGGTCAACGTCTCGCAGTCCGAGTTCGAGCAGATCATGACCGACAAGCTGCTCGCTCACCCCCTGGTGAACTTCCACTGGTCATCGTCGATCGCGGGCATCACAGCCGCCGACGACGAGGTGACCTTGACCGTCGACACCGCATTCGGAACTCGCGAACTGCGTGCCGCCTGGGTCGTTGCCGCTGACGGTGGCCGCAGCAAGATGCGCGAACTCAGCGGAATCCGCCTGCAGGGCAACAGCTACGAGGGCAACTACGTCATCGCGGATATCCACTGGGAATCGGAACTCCCGGCCGAGCGCCTGGTGTGGTTCGACGCGCCGAGCAACCCGGGTTCCACGATCATCATGCACCGCCAGCCGCGTGACATCTGGCGCATCGACTACCAACTCGACGCGTCGGACGATCCCGAAGCCGAGACGCAGGAAGATCGCATCCGTGACCGCATCACGCGCCACCTCGAATGGCTGCAGAGCGACATCCCGTGGACGCTCGAGTGGTTCGGCTTCTACCGCGCTCATGCACTGGCCCTCGAGGATTTCACTCACGGCCGCGTCTTGTTTGCCGGCGACGCAGCGCATCTCGTTCCGATCTTCGGTGTTCGTGGCCTCAACTCCGGCATGGAAGACGCCGAAACACTGGTGTGGCAGCTGGCCTCCGTCATCAACGGAGCATCCGATACCGCCATCCTCGACGCGTATTCGACGGAACGTCGCAGCGCGTGGCAGCAGAACGTCGACAATGCAGGCAAGTCGACGCTCATTATGTCCCCGGGCAGCCACGGACACCGAACCACCCGTGACGCCGTGCTCGAACTTGCCACCACCCGAGGCGAATTCGCGCACCTGATCAATCCGCGCCAGTCCAGCGCAACGCACGCCCACCTGTCGCCGCTGACGTGGCCCACCGCGCCCGGCACCGAAGGCGTGCTGCCCGGCGATCCGCTCGAAGACAGGATCGTCGAGGTCTCGGCGGACGGTTCGACAACCTCATTGAATCGTCTGCGCGGAACGGGATTCGGACTTCTGGCCTTCGGTTTGCCGGCCAAACTGGTATCCGAACTCGACACGCAAGCCGACGCTCTTGCCCGCGCACTTGCACCGGAAACCGTGCGGGTGATCACGGTGGGCGGTACCGACGCCACGATCGACGATGCTCGCGGTGACCTCGCGTCTGCCCTCGGCGCACGCGTCGGCGAGATCTTCGTGATCCGCCCCGACGGCTTGGTGCTGTGCCGGATCAACGATCCCGCGCAGTTGGGCGATGTAACCAAGCACCTCACCGCGGGCACCGCGCCGACGCACTTCGACGCGGCCGCAACGGTGACCGCTGTAGGGAACAGCGACGAAGCCCGCCGTGAGCACGTGTGGTTGGAACTCTCCAACGCACTCGATCAGGCCGACCCGGCTGATCGTGAAGGCCTGTTGGTACGCCTGGCCCTGGTCCTCGGTTCGCAGGCGAGCACTGCAGACTTCGACAGTGCTCTTGGGTCCGCTTCGCGTTAG
- a CDS encoding MFS transporter — protein sequence MTSTATPHTVRAAASAKARKAALGSFVGTAIEWYDFFIYGTAAALVLGTQFFPGTSELAGTLAAFATLAVGFIARPIGGIVMGHFGDRIGRKSMLVLSLLLMGGATVAIGLLPNYDSIGVFAPILLVTFRFIQGLGVGGEWGGAVLVATENAPAGKKGLYGAAPQIGVPAGVLMANLVYLPLAAFMDDSTFNSWGWRIPFLLSAVLVGVAMWIRLGLEESDEFTASKDDAPAETLPILEVLTKHWKTVLLAGGTFIATNGIAYAYMVYVLKYGEKELGFSKTTMLFLLIASCPFWMAGMAFSAHKSDSIGRRTVYIRSSIALVVAAAAFFPLMDTAIIPAMLFAMIGLGFTLGCCAGPQSALFAELFPAHIRYSGASLGYQIGAILGGGLAPMIATALFAGFGTSLAITVYFVGIAVISLVSILLLPEPSAAQKAS from the coding sequence ATGACCTCCACCGCCACGCCGCATACGGTGCGCGCTGCCGCGAGCGCCAAAGCGCGCAAAGCCGCCCTCGGCAGCTTTGTCGGCACCGCCATCGAGTGGTACGACTTCTTCATCTACGGCACCGCTGCGGCGCTCGTACTCGGCACCCAGTTCTTCCCCGGCACCTCCGAACTCGCCGGAACCCTGGCAGCATTCGCGACACTCGCGGTCGGCTTCATCGCGCGTCCCATCGGCGGAATCGTGATGGGCCATTTCGGCGACCGCATCGGACGCAAGTCCATGCTCGTGCTGTCGTTGCTGCTGATGGGCGGCGCGACCGTTGCCATCGGCCTACTGCCGAACTACGACTCGATCGGCGTCTTCGCACCCATCCTCCTCGTGACGTTCCGATTCATCCAGGGACTCGGCGTCGGCGGCGAATGGGGTGGAGCAGTTCTGGTTGCGACCGAAAATGCACCCGCAGGCAAAAAGGGCCTTTACGGCGCAGCGCCGCAGATCGGCGTTCCGGCCGGTGTTCTGATGGCCAACCTCGTGTACCTGCCACTGGCCGCCTTCATGGACGACAGCACTTTCAACTCGTGGGGTTGGCGAATTCCGTTCCTGCTCAGCGCAGTTCTGGTGGGCGTAGCAATGTGGATTCGACTTGGGCTCGAGGAAAGTGACGAGTTCACCGCATCCAAGGATGATGCGCCCGCCGAGACACTGCCGATCCTCGAGGTTCTGACCAAGCATTGGAAGACGGTGCTACTCGCCGGCGGAACCTTCATCGCCACCAACGGAATTGCGTACGCGTACATGGTGTACGTCCTCAAGTACGGCGAGAAGGAACTCGGATTCAGCAAGACGACGATGCTGTTCCTGCTCATCGCGTCCTGCCCCTTCTGGATGGCCGGAATGGCGTTCAGCGCGCACAAGTCCGACTCGATCGGCCGCCGAACCGTCTACATCCGTAGCTCCATCGCGTTGGTAGTCGCCGCGGCAGCGTTCTTCCCGCTCATGGACACCGCGATCATTCCGGCGATGCTGTTTGCCATGATCGGCCTGGGCTTCACCCTCGGTTGCTGCGCCGGCCCACAGTCCGCGCTGTTCGCCGAACTGTTCCCCGCTCACATCCGCTACAGCGGCGCGTCGCTCGGTTACCAGATCGGCGCCATCCTCGGCGGCGGCCTGGCCCCGATGATCGCCACCGCACTCTTTGCCGGTTTCGGCACCTCACTTGCCATCACCGTCTACTTCGTGGGAATCGCCGTGATCAGCCTCGTCTCGATCCTGCTGCTCCCTGAACCTTCTGCCGCACAGAAAGCCTCGTGA